CCGTCACTGAAAGATCCGCGTCTTTACTCTCCGGGGTATACCGCCAGCCCCCTTTCGCGTTTTGCGATTTGACAATCAGTTCGACAGCTTTCTCAAGTTTGATGCGTACATCCTTTCTGTGCGTCATCCCATACACCTCTGCCAGAAACAGAGTCGCAAAACCATGTCCATACATCGGTCCGTGTGAAATACTGTCAGGCGAAATGATATATCCCGAGGGCTTACACGAAGCGAGAATGAAATCCACCGCCTTTTGCACCTGCCCGCCATATTTGCCTCTGCCGGGTGTACTCCCCTCGGCCAGAAATGCCATTCCACACAAAGCCGTCACTGCCACATTATTTTTAAAGGTGGAACCAGATCCAAACGAACCATCGGGGTGCTGGCGTTCTGCCAGAAATTTCAAGCCACGATTGACGGCATTCCGTGTGGGGGGCGTATAGTATTTCTTACCCTGCGCATCGACGGAACGATTGACTTCGACCTGGGCCAGCACAGGTCTGACGCCGAGAGTGAAAGCCAGACTCAAAAGCAGTAGTATTCCCCGCGGAAAAAGATGAGATACGGGAATCAGTTTTGCCACGGAGCATCGATATCTCAAGATAGCCACTTGCCCTGAACAGAGTTGAATGCGTTTCTTTCCGAATTTCATTGTACGCAAAGAGAAACGAATGAAAAGCAGAAGCAGAGAAAAACAGCGTCTGAACACACGATTAAGGACGGATCACTTCAGGATATTTTGAGTTGCCGCCTGACAATTTGGGAATCCGATGTAAGGTCTGACCCGGTCGAGGCTGTACAAAAGGGCGACTCAGTAAAGACTGCTCAATCGCTAGTCGAGACTCGGTACGTTGCGTTCCGAATTCGCGCGGTCGGACAACACCAGGTCCCAGAGCACTGGAGGGAAGCGGATCTTCCAGTTCCATCATCTTTTTTTCTTCCATTTTCTGGCTCCGCGTCATCCCTTGGCGTCCCGAAAAAACACGCGGAATCCGCGTATTATAAGCATTAAAACACCCGGAACAGACGGGTATTAAGAATGCAATCAGGAACAATTGAAACAGACGGTTCATGAAAATGTCAGACTCGGAAAAAAATAGCTGGTACCATCTTAGAAGAAGATCGGGCCAGGACGGGCTCTGTAAAGGGGGTGGGACTATAGCAAATTCATCAGACAGCGCACAGATTGATTTTTCAGCCGCCCAATCAGCAAAGAACGCTCTAAACTGCTCGTATTTCAAGGCTTAGGACGGTACAATCCAATCCAACCTTACCGAGATCAGGAAAACCCGGTTTTTCAGAGGGTATCGCTGTCCTGACGCTGGAACAAAAGCGGTTTTCGGAATAGCATCCTCAGTATCGGAGACCATTCCTTTCGCCACACGGAAATTGAAAATTAAGGATTAATTCTGCTCTTATGTCAACTCCCCCCAAAGTTTGTGTGTTACGCGCCCCTGGAACCAATTGTGATATTGAGACGGCACATGCATTTGATCTCTGTGGAGCCGAGTCAACCAGGATTCATCTCCTCAAACTGCTGGAAAACCCCAGTCAGCTTGATGAGTATCAGATTCTCTGCCTGCCCGGCGGGTTCAGCTATGGGGACGACGTAGGCGCCGGGGTGATTTTCGCCAGCCATCTGCAGGGACAACTGGCTGACGTTATTGGCAACTTCCTGGCAGCCGACAAACTGGTGCTGGGGATCTGTAACGGCTTTCAGGTGTTGCTCAAAGCAGGAATTCTACCCGGCGGTGCTGCAGACTGGCCTCCCAAACCGGATCAAGACCGCAATGCCACATTGACCTGGAACACGAACGGTAAATACACATCCCTGTGGGTCAACCTGGGAGTACTGGCACCGCAGAATGTCTTTTTGAAAGACATCGACCAGATTGAACTTCCCATCGCACACGCGGAAGGCCGCATTGCCGTCAGCGACGATTCGATGATCACCGGCTGGCAGGAAAATCAACAAATCGCCATGTGCTATCGCGAAGCAGGTGACTCGGAAACCGTCCTGCAGGAAGACATCCTGCCTTACCCCGTGAATCCAAACGGCTCGGCTTATAACATCGCCGCCTTGAGTGATTCTTCGGGACGCGTATTGGGGCTGATGCCTCACCCGGAACGTTTTCTGTTCGCCACACAGCATCCACAATGGACGCGTCTGGGACTGGAAGGCGAAGGAGCCGGCATGCAACTCTTCCGCAATGCTGTCAACTATTTCGAGTAAGCTGCGGTCACGTTCACTTTAATTCGATAGCTTCAGCAGCAGGTCATCATCGACCAGCTCCCCTTTGGGAAGTTCCTTGATCGCCTGTAACACGCGCTGCACAATTTTTTCGTTCGGCTCTCTGCCCAGTTCGTGCAGCCGATGCAGGATGGCTTTCTTGCCGCTGTGTCGCCCCAGAACCAGTTTGATTCCGCTCTCACCAACTGTTTCCGGGCGATAAGGCAAATAGGTATCCGGGTTCTTGAGCAGTCCGTCCTGATGAATGCCCGCTTCGGTCGCGAAGATATTGCTGCCGGAAACCGGTTTCATGGGAGAAAGCGGAATGCCCGTCAATTCTGAAACCAGCTTGCAGAGCGGTGCTAATTTCGAAACATCTAGATGATGCGGCCGTTCATACTCGTCCTGATGCAGATGTAGCACCATCGCCACCTCTTCCAGCGCGGCATTCCCGGCCCGTTCGCCGATCCCATTCACCGTGCACTGTACCACGTTTGCCCCGGCGTCAATACAAGCGAGAGTGTTTGCAACCGCTAGACCAAGATCATTATGAAAATGCACCGCCAGTAAGACATTCTCAATGCCCGGCACCTGATCCTGTATCTGACAAATGAATTCCTGTGCTTTGTAGGGTGTCAAAATACCGACTGTATCCGGAAAGCCAATCGTCGTTGCTCCCGCAGCGATCGCTTCTCGATACACTTCACACAGAAAATCAACTTCGGTGCGGCTCGCGTCTTCCGGGCTGAATGCAACGATGTCAAACTTCTCCGCCGCATACTGAATGCTGTCGACAATCAGCTTTAAGACTTCCGTTTTATTTTTCTCCAGTTTGAACTGGCGATGCAACGGGCTGGTCCCACAAAACAGACTGACCCCCCGTTTGTGCGGCGGGTTTCCCGCCAACGCTTCCTCTGCGGCATCCACATCACCCGGCAACGTACGGCACAAAGCTGTCAGCACCGGCTTTTTGATCACGCCCACCATGCTTTGAATGGCATCGATATCCGCCTGCGAGGAAGCGGGAAAACCGGCATCGAGAGAATGCACGCCGGCGGCTTCGAGCGATTTGGCAATCTGCAGTTTTTCGATCGGATCGAGAGTCGCGCCAGGCATCTGCTCGCCGTCGCGCAAGGTCGTGTCGCTGAATAAAACCTTACCCGAACGACGATGATGCCGAATCACCGTACGCTTTACTTTATTCTTAACGTGTTTTTTTGCACCTGAGAAAAACTGAAACATACACCTGTATCCATACAAAAATGGGAATCCGTATTTCCGACTCGAAGATGATTATAGCCAGCGGCTCCATTAGTGATAGCTTTTTTCAGAAGCATTCGTCTGAATTCAACCAGATTCGCTCCCCTTCCCCTCAAAGGTGAAAATAACATTAGCACAAGCCCACCTGGCTTCATTCCCGATCTTTCCACCATGTTAGAACTGGTATAAGATCCTTTGAGATAGTGCCCGAACAAAAGGATTGAGCAGCAATGACCGAATGTCTTTTCCAAAACGTCCCGTCCCATATGTCGCTGATTCTTGGCGTGACCGACGGAAGGATGTGGCATTCACTGGCAGACGTGCTGATCTTGCTGGCCACCGCCATTGTCCTCGGAACGATCGCCGAGCAACTGAGACAGAGCGCCATTCTGGGATATATCGCTGCAGGAACACTGGTCGGCCCTAACTTACTGGGCTGGGTTTCTGACCGTCAAAGCATCTTCGATCTGGCAGAACTGGGGGTGGCCCTACTCCTGTTTGCCATTGGACTCGAATTCTCACTGCCCCGACTCAGGCGTCTGGGACGTATTCCGCTCTTAGCAGGGATTTTCCAGATTCTATTCACACTGCTGGCCGGTTTGGCTGTTTCCATCCTGCTGGGTTTTTCGGTCTCGGAAGCCCTGGCCATCGGTGCCACGATTGCCTTGAGCAGCACTGCCTGTGTAGTCAGAATGCTCAATGATCGGGCCGAACTCGATGCACCACACGGACGGACGGCTCTGGGAATTCTACTGGTTCAGGATATGGCCGTTATCCCACTGATGCTGATTATCACTGCTCTGGTCGGCAAAGGAACCGCTGCCGATATTACAGTTCAACTCTCTGTATCGTTGACCCTCGCAGTTCTTTTTGTGGCCGTATTTTACGGACTGTTCAATTATGTTTTGCCACGTCTGCTGGAATTGTCCTCTCTGCGTCGGAATCGAGATTTTCCGATTCTCCTCGCGATGGTGATGGCCGCCGGCTCTGCCTGGGCTGCTCATCGACTGGGGCTGAGTCCTGCGCTTGGCGCATTCGTTGCCGGTGTTTTACTGGCAATTTCTCCTTTTGCTACTCAAATCCGATCGGATGTCCAACCTCTGAAAACGGTACTCGTCACACTGTTCTTTGCTGCGGTCGGCATGTTTGGTGATCTGAACTGGGTCGTCGACCATCTCGCTCTCGTACTCGCTACCGTTGCAGCGATTGTGTTGGGAAAAATGCTGATCACATTTGGTGTTACCTGGTTTTGTGGGCAACCCTGGCAATTCGCTCTCGGCACAGGACTTTGTCTCGCTCAAGTTGGAGAATTCTCTTTCGTGCTGGCGACGGTAGCACGTGGAACAACGGCCAATCCGGGAATCCTTTCCGAATCCACTTTTCGACTGCTCGTTTCTACTACCATCGCTACTCTGCTTCTGACTCCCTATCTGATTCAACTGGCTCCGGCAGCAGCGAACCTGATTCGGAAATTAGGCCGGCGTAACCAGAACATTGAACCACCACAGCATGCGATCCAGGCAATAGAACTTGAATCCAGCAGCGAAACTGATTCCGATCTAATTCTGATTCTGGGTTTTGGACCGGCCGGTCAACGAGTTGCCGGTGAGCTGCTACAGGTTGGCTTGAAAAAAATTGTCGTCATTGATCTGAATCATGAAAATCTGCAAATTGCGGCACAATACGGCCTGCGTTCTCAGCTGGGAGATGCCACACAAATTGAAGTCCTCGAACATGCGGGTCTCTATCGTTCACGATTAGTCATCACAACACTCCCCAGTACGACCGTCTGCAGACAGATTATCTACTTGGTTCGTCAACTCTCTCCCGGAACAGCCCTGTATGTCAGATGTCGTTACCACCTGCACCACTGGCAACTGCTGGCGGCTGGAGCCGATGTCGTGGTTGACGAAGAAGAGCATGTGGGAGAATGCCTGGCAAAACACGTTCTGGAATCTCCACAGCTTCAATACCTGCTGAAAGCGACACGGAAATCAGATTCGCCCGACGACTCCCACCATTAAATCAAAAAAGCCTCCTTCACAGGGAAGGAGGCTTGGAAAGACTTTTCAGGTCTCAGTTGAGACTTACAGATTCGCAGTGGTAGGAACGACGAATGGCTTGCGATATTCGCGAGTCAATTTCGGATTCGCAGTCGAAGCCATACCACCAGTGAAGGTTTCTTTCTTACCGTCCAGAGACAGTTTGGGGCCCATGCTGACCACAGTGTCATCAGCATCAAGTTTGTTGTTGCTCAGGTGCTGACGGAAGCGGCCCAGGGTTTCCAGAGCTTCGCTATCACCTTTCATTTCACCGGCAACTTCCTTAACCGGCATTGTTTCACCGAGTTCGTAGGAAATATTACCCAGGTGACACAGGGCACTGGAAATGTGACCTTCTTCGATATCCGCATTCAGATCGCTGATTTTGCGGCTGCGAACAGCATCCACAAAGTTCGCGAAGTGATCTGCCGAACCAGAGAACTTCTTGATCAGCTTGCCATCGTTATTAAATGCCGAGGCACTGTTGTAACTGGGAATGACAACATAACCATCGGAGCCGTAGAAGATCACTCCCACTTTAGCACCCCGATAAGGCTCAGTTTCCAGACCACGCACTTCGAATACCAATCGTTTGTCACCAAACTGGTGAATGCTGACCTGAGTATTGGCTACATCACCGGCGTCGGTATAACCCAGACGACCGCCGTAAGCCTGTACGCTCTCGCCAACATTATCTACACCTAAGCCCCAGCGTGCGACATCCATCTGGTGAATGCCCTGGTTACCCAGGTCACCGTTACCAGTTGGTGTCTGCCAGTGCCAGTCGTAATGGAATCGCTGACGGGTCAATGGCCCCATCGGTGCAGGCCCCAGCCAGAGATCATAATCAACGCTGGCAGGCACATCATAGTTGCCTTTAGGACCGATTGATTTACGTCGTTTGTAGCAGGTACCACGAGCCAGTTTGACTTCGCCGATACCACCGGCTTTGATGAATTCAATCGCATCGATCAGACCAGGTTGTGAACGGCACTGTGTTCCGGTCTGGACAATTTTGTTGTACTTGCGAGCCGCTTCCACAATGCGACGGCCTTCGCTCACATTGTGGCTGACGGGCTTTTCACAATAGACATCTTTGCCTGCTTGAATCGCCCAGATCGCACCCAGTGCGTGCCAGTGGTTAGGAGTCGCGATGCTGACGATATCGATTTTCTGATCGTCGAATGCTTTTCGCAGGTCTTTGTAGTAGGCAGGTTTTTTGCCCGTTTTCTTGAAAACATTTCCGACACCTTTGGTCATCCCGACACTTTCATCCGGATCGACAACAGCTACTACTTCTGTATCTTTACGACCAGTGAATGCCCCCAGGTGAGACTGTCCGCGGCCGTTCACACCCAGCAAAGCCACACGCAGTTTTTCGTTCGGGCTGCTCGACTGTTTGTCTGCTGCCGAGAGTTGAGGAACTGAAGCGCCCAAGGCTGCTGCACCAGCGGCAGCAAACATCGATTGTTCAAGGAATTCGCGACGAGATTGTTGAGACATCTTCTTTTTTCTCCTCAATGTAATGTCAGATGGAAGGATTGCACTCTGCACGTTTGGGTGGGGTGGTATCACAGTCATTCAACCAGATGGTGGTGAGATGAATTCTTCATTCCCCCCCCCGTTGCATCAGGACTGTGCCATACGGTTGCTACATCAGTCGTATTTTTTAATTCAGTTAAGCAAAGTCTAACCGATGAAAGTACGAACATTCAAGGTTGAACCTAAAAACCTCGCGCCAAGAGGGTACTTTTCCTCCTGAACCGCGTTCGCTTTCCCCATTAATGAAATCCAGATAACTAGGACTCTCTACGTCAGTTCTTCAGCTGATAATGGTAGAAAACTTTGAATTCCGATCTCTTCGCGACTGGCAAAGGGTTCACCATAAGCCCGCTGAATCGTCCAACCCCAGTAACGCGCGCGGTCTTTAATGTCGTCTAAGACCGTAGGATGTTCAGTAGGCCGGCCCGTAATCATCTGGCTTTCATAACTGCGAATCGCCTGCATTTTCTGGTCGATATGGCCGGAAATGTCGAACACAAAACTCGGTTTCGGATGAATCCTAAGATGGATGCTCCAGAAATAATAGATCTGAGGCGGCCAAAACCGTTCCCCCGGCATGTCCGTCTTACTCAGTTTCGACCAGAATCGAGCCGCGTCGGTCAGATGACTGGCGGAGACATGATCGGGATGCACGTCTTCCCAATAGGGAGCCAGAATCACTTTCGGCCGCTGAGTCCGAAATACAATCGCCAGTTTCCGCCGTGCTTCCAGACTCGATTCCAGACTCCGGTTCGGTAGCTCCAGATTTTCGCGAAAATCCAGATCCAGCACTGCAGTCGCTGCCGCCGTTTCTCGTTTTCGAATCTCCGGGCTTCCATAAGGTGTTGGTTCACCATTGGTTAATTCGATGACTCCGACCCGCAAGCCTTGGGCTTTACACGCCAGAATCGTCCCCCCCATACTGATCTCGGCATCATCCGGATGGGGAGCAACAACAAGTATATCTAAACCAGAATCCACGTGATCTCCTCGATATATGCCGGAATTAAAGCGAAAAACCACCCCGAAAAAAGGGGTAGGCGCAGTTTACCAAATCAGTAAAATGCCGGCTCTCTTCTCTCACAGGGATCTTCATCCCTACTCAAATCTCTCACATCACTACATTGTTGACCATCAATCTTAACAGCTGAGGCGGTTTCTGTCCTCATCTGGAGATGATTGTATGGAGGAACATCTCATGAAATCCTTCGTTTTGACGTGTATCGTCTGTGGTTCGTCTTGTTTTCTCATTTCCGGTTGTGCATCAATCATGGAACCGATCTCAGAATTAAACCGCGAAACCATGCGAGCCTTTAAGCCGAAACCGTTTGACGCCAATTGGGGCGATGAAGAAGAAGTCGACCAGTGGGCTTCCGTGGGTGAAGAAGCCCGCGGCGATCGCCCTAAAGAATCCGAACCCGATCGTTGGTGGTATAAATACGTCATGAGCTCCAAAGCACGCAATATCGAACGGAATCTGGGTATTGAATAAGATCTCGGGGTCCTGATCAGGCATCTCGGGGATGCCTCTCTCGGAAATGCGACATTTTCTTGCATCTGCCCTCGCAGGTAGTTAAGATAAAGGCTGGCGATTGCGCCACTTAAATGAATTTAACTTACCTGCTGATTGTCTCCCTGGCAGTTGGCTACCGTTGGTTTTTAAACTGACGGACTGGTGTCACCAAACCTGATTTCGCAATGGTTGATGTGCCACACTCTCCGCTTCGCCTCAGACAATGAAGCGTTCCCAGGTGCATCTGCATTGCTCTCCTTCCCGAAGGTGAATACCGATGTTTGATCGCTTCCTCAGAATCAACTCTCTGATTGGACTGGTCCTCCTGCTGGTCATCCACAGCAGTGCCGCCATCTTTGCAGAAAAACCAACTGACAAAAGCCAGGCCACGATCGAGGTCGACTTCAATCGCGATATCCGACCAATCCTGTCCAAAAACTGCTTTCACTGCCACGGCCCCGATGAAGAAACGCGCGAAGCCGGCCTCCGGCTCG
This genomic interval from Gimesia alba contains the following:
- a CDS encoding prenyltransferase/squalene oxidase repeat-containing protein: MAKLIPVSHLFPRGILLLLSLAFTLGVRPVLAQVEVNRSVDAQGKKYYTPPTRNAVNRGLKFLAERQHPDGSFGSGSTFKNNVAVTALCGMAFLAEGSTPGRGKYGGQVQKAVDFILASCKPSGYIISPDSISHGPMYGHGFATLFLAEVYGMTHRKDVRIKLEKAVELIVKSQNAKGGWRYTPESKDADLSVTVCQIMALRAARNCGIFISKEVIDRCTKYVKESQNPDGGFRYQLVHQAESEFPRSAAGVVALYSAGIYEGAEIQNGLGYLMRHLPNQRYFRGSHYYYGQYYAVQAMWQAGAGYWDDWYTAIREELVAGQMTSGSWRPGSANCVEYSTAMSCIVLQIPRNNIPIFQR
- a CDS encoding homocitrate synthase/isopropylmalate synthase family protein; this encodes MFQFFSGAKKHVKNKVKRTVIRHHRRSGKVLFSDTTLRDGEQMPGATLDPIEKLQIAKSLEAAGVHSLDAGFPASSQADIDAIQSMVGVIKKPVLTALCRTLPGDVDAAEEALAGNPPHKRGVSLFCGTSPLHRQFKLEKNKTEVLKLIVDSIQYAAEKFDIVAFSPEDASRTEVDFLCEVYREAIAAGATTIGFPDTVGILTPYKAQEFICQIQDQVPGIENVLLAVHFHNDLGLAVANTLACIDAGANVVQCTVNGIGERAGNAALEEVAMVLHLHQDEYERPHHLDVSKLAPLCKLVSELTGIPLSPMKPVSGSNIFATEAGIHQDGLLKNPDTYLPYRPETVGESGIKLVLGRHSGKKAILHRLHELGREPNEKIVQRVLQAIKELPKGELVDDDLLLKLSN
- a CDS encoding Gfo/Idh/MocA family protein; translation: MSQQSRREFLEQSMFAAAGAAALGASVPQLSAADKQSSSPNEKLRVALLGVNGRGQSHLGAFTGRKDTEVVAVVDPDESVGMTKGVGNVFKKTGKKPAYYKDLRKAFDDQKIDIVSIATPNHWHALGAIWAIQAGKDVYCEKPVSHNVSEGRRIVEAARKYNKIVQTGTQCRSQPGLIDAIEFIKAGGIGEVKLARGTCYKRRKSIGPKGNYDVPASVDYDLWLGPAPMGPLTRQRFHYDWHWQTPTGNGDLGNQGIHQMDVARWGLGVDNVGESVQAYGGRLGYTDAGDVANTQVSIHQFGDKRLVFEVRGLETEPYRGAKVGVIFYGSDGYVVIPSYNSASAFNNDGKLIKKFSGSADHFANFVDAVRSRKISDLNADIEEGHISSALCHLGNISYELGETMPVKEVAGEMKGDSEALETLGRFRQHLSNNKLDADDTVVSMGPKLSLDGKKETFTGGMASTANPKLTREYRKPFVVPTTANL
- the bshB1 gene encoding bacillithiol biosynthesis deacetylase BshB1; the protein is MDSGLDILVVAPHPDDAEISMGGTILACKAQGLRVGVIELTNGEPTPYGSPEIRKRETAAATAVLDLDFRENLELPNRSLESSLEARRKLAIVFRTQRPKVILAPYWEDVHPDHVSASHLTDAARFWSKLSKTDMPGERFWPPQIYYFWSIHLRIHPKPSFVFDISGHIDQKMQAIRSYESQMITGRPTEHPTVLDDIKDRARYWGWTIQRAYGEPFASREEIGIQSFLPLSAEELT
- a CDS encoding cation:proton antiporter is translated as MTECLFQNVPSHMSLILGVTDGRMWHSLADVLILLATAIVLGTIAEQLRQSAILGYIAAGTLVGPNLLGWVSDRQSIFDLAELGVALLLFAIGLEFSLPRLRRLGRIPLLAGIFQILFTLLAGLAVSILLGFSVSEALAIGATIALSSTACVVRMLNDRAELDAPHGRTALGILLVQDMAVIPLMLIITALVGKGTAADITVQLSVSLTLAVLFVAVFYGLFNYVLPRLLELSSLRRNRDFPILLAMVMAAGSAWAAHRLGLSPALGAFVAGVLLAISPFATQIRSDVQPLKTVLVTLFFAAVGMFGDLNWVVDHLALVLATVAAIVLGKMLITFGVTWFCGQPWQFALGTGLCLAQVGEFSFVLATVARGTTANPGILSESTFRLLVSTTIATLLLTPYLIQLAPAAANLIRKLGRRNQNIEPPQHAIQAIELESSSETDSDLILILGFGPAGQRVAGELLQVGLKKIVVIDLNHENLQIAAQYGLRSQLGDATQIEVLEHAGLYRSRLVITTLPSTTVCRQIIYLVRQLSPGTALYVRCRYHLHHWQLLAAGADVVVDEEEHVGECLAKHVLESPQLQYLLKATRKSDSPDDSHH
- a CDS encoding phosphoribosylformylglycinamidine synthase subunit PurQ, yielding MSTPPKVCVLRAPGTNCDIETAHAFDLCGAESTRIHLLKLLENPSQLDEYQILCLPGGFSYGDDVGAGVIFASHLQGQLADVIGNFLAADKLVLGICNGFQVLLKAGILPGGAADWPPKPDQDRNATLTWNTNGKYTSLWVNLGVLAPQNVFLKDIDQIELPIAHAEGRIAVSDDSMITGWQENQQIAMCYREAGDSETVLQEDILPYPVNPNGSAYNIAALSDSSGRVLGLMPHPERFLFATQHPQWTRLGLEGEGAGMQLFRNAVNYFE